AAATCAGATACCAATAGATCTTTTTGCCATTCCTCACCCGATAGCATTTGAAAGATAACCTCTATGTATTTCATTTCTAAAAATTAGCCGTTAAACACTTTGGCAATATCTATAAAATCTCTCGATTTCAAAGAAGCTCCTCCAATCAAACCACCATCAATATCTGCCTGTGCAAATAGATCCTTGGCATTGCCCGGATTACAAGACCCACCATAAAGGATACTTGTGTTATCCGCTGCTTCTTGTCCGTATTTTTCTGCGACAACCTGACGGATAAACTGATGAACTTCTTGCGCTTGCTCTGGACTAGCCGTAAGTCCTGTGCCGATCGCCCAAACTGGCTCATAAGCCAATACGACTGCAGCAAAAGCTTCATTGGACAAATGGAACAATCCAGCTGTCAATTGTGTTTTAATTATTTCAAAGAAATCACCCGATTCACGTTCTTCTTTTGTTTCTCCGATACAAAATATAGGCGTCAGGCCATGTTTCAGCGCGACATCTACTTTAGCAGCCAACAACGCATCTGTTTCACCAAAATAAGCACGTCTTTCAGAGTGACCTAAGATCACATGTGAAGCACCTACCGATTTTACCTGACCTGCTGAAATCTCACCTGTGTATGCTCCAGACTCCGCCTGATGAATATTTTGTGCACCAATATTCACATTAGCAACATTCTTAGATAATTGCCCAAGACTTGACAAGTGGATGAAAGGGCTACAAACAACCAGTTCCTGATTTCCAATTACTTCATCTTTGGCCATATTGATAATTTCAGAGAATAAACTTAATCCTGATTGATAGTCTAAATTCATTTTCCAATTACCAGCTACGATTTTCTTACGCATGATTTTTACGATTTAATTATATTTTTGTTAAGTTGATTCAATTCCCTTATGAGCCGTTCCGGTAGTTCCTCATTTTTCGACATATATAGCGCTTCCAGATACTCCATAAACTTATCAAAGTTATAGATCTGTGTATCTCCATTGAACACCCAGGCAAACGACGGTACAAATTTAGCATAAAAACTTGTATCTGCTAGCATACTTGCAATTCCAATTACAGTTCCGGTATTGAAAGATGAGTTGATCCCCGCTCGTGTATAGTCACCTACAAAAACGCCACACTTCAATAAGCCTGTATCTCTAAAGTCTTCCAGTTTATAATCATAGATCGTTACCGTTTTTAGATTGTTTTTTAGATTTGAATTGGATGTTCCTGCACCGAGATTACACCAGTCACCAATGACCGAACAGCCCAAATAGCCGTGATGACCTTTTGCTGAGAAGTCACCAATAACTGAATTACCTACCTCACCACCTACAACACTCTGCTTACCAACAGATACATTCCCATAGATTGTTGCGCCCATTTTCACGACAGCCCCCTTCCCTAGGTATAAAGGCCCCCGCAGATATGCTCCTTCCATAATTGTAACACCTTCATCAATGTAAATGGGTCCAGTGGTCGAGTTGAGTGTCACACACTCCATCGTGACCTGTTCAGCAATGTAAAAATCCGTACCCAGCAACCGGTTTGTCGGAGAGACTGTCACAGCGGCTGTCTTTTTTGCTAAAAGGTTGAAATCATTGACAATTTCAGCGCCCGTTAATAAAAACAGGTCCTCTACCCCTTTCAACAAAGATATGGTGTCATCAGCATCCTTTAATTTAAAGGTACCCTCTTGATGATATCGCCAGGCGAAGACTGTTCCATTTTGTTGTAAGGCCTCTCCCGCTTCCATTGCAGTAATAGCCCGCAATAAGCCCTCAGATGGAATAATATTCTCGGACAGGCATACAATACTATCTTCCAGAACATCACCTTCAACAAACTCTAATTTGAACACCTGAGCCAACCTATACCATTTCTCCCTTAGTGTCAGTATACCGACACGTAAGTCAAGACAGGATTTAATAAAGGTAAAAGGATATAAACTCTTTTTATCAAAAGAAGTCAGCGGGAAAGTGAGCTTATCCAACGGTCGGATAGCATCAAAACAATCTACAAAAAAGATTTTCACAAAATAAAAATAATAAAAAAAACCCGACAAATAACATTTATCGAGTTCTTAATATTGTAATATACAGATCTGCTACAATTATTTTTTGTTGTAACGGCTACGGAATTTGTCGATACGTCCAGCAGTATCAACCAATTTCATTTTACCTGTATAGAAAGGGTGTGATGTATGAGAAATCTCTAATTTTACAACTGGATACTCATTACCATCTTCCCACTGAATAGTCTCTTTCGTGTCAACACAAGATTTAGTAATAAAAGCATAGTCGTTTGACATATCTTTAAATACAACTAATCTGTAATTTGAAGGATGCAAATCTTTTTTCATTATTATTATGATTACGTATATTCAATTATTGAGGTGCAAAGATAATTTATAAAAATGTAATTTGCAACAATTGCAAAGAATAATTCGCTGAATTTTTCCACACTTTCAGTTACCGGCACTTAAACGGTTACAAATGTAACAATCTTTATTTATCCGCCAAGAATTATTTTGTTTTCCAAGTTTTTTCTCCTAACTTAACTTACTACAATTAAATCATTTACATAATTATGAGCAAATTAGATGAAAAAATTGCTGCATATACTGCAGAATCCAAAAAACTAGGTCTATCACTAGATGATGCGTTTATTGCAAAAGTGACAAAAGGAATGGGACCTTCCATTTACAATGCAGATTCAGAAACTATTGCAGCATCAGATCCCGAGGAGCTTAATCGTGTCAAGCAAAATTTCCTGATCAAAAAATTAGGTCTTAAAGATGGTCCTGATTTAGACAAGGCATTAGAAGAGGTTATTACCGCTATTGGTAAATCCAATAAAAATAAATACCGTGTTTTGGTGTATGCTTTATTGGCAAAAAAATTCAAAAAAGAATCTGTTTACCAATAAGCATCAACATTTTAATAATCCAACTTCTATCCAAAAATCAATTCCCCAAAGAATTGAGGTAAATGGAAATTAGGGGTTGGATTATCTACTTTATTCCATGACAGAAAATGCGGACTTTTTAGGTTGTCACCACACTTGTAGAAGTTCCCATGTATTTTCTTCCCTTTCAGATCACTTGTATCATTAAATTTAAAGACAGCCAGTGGAATGACTTGGATCATACTCCAACGCCTGTCAGTGCCACTATGCCGTTCAATCATGGAGAATGCCTGCACCGTCTCAATCTCCGCCGCACTGAGCCTATTTCTCGTTGATTTATCAGGAGTGCCGTAGCCGATCAGTCCTGTTCCTATCAAATTAAACTCAATATTATAATAATGATTATAATAATGCTTACGATCGTCAAACGAAACGAAAAGCTCTACACAACTATCCTCCCATACATTTTGATTCACCTCCGCATAATTTCCACGCAATTGCTCTTCTGCGACATCAAACTGCAACAGCAATGCTTTTTGTGTGTAACCAATTTTAAATCGCACCTGCGGCTTGTAAGGATACGACTCGCTCCAATTACTATATTCCAATGTATTCCATTCCAAATCTTTGACAAGATCCGAAAGCTGATTAAAATTGTGACTGCCGGTCAAATCTGATGCAATAGGCAGAATGGTTAGTTTCTTCATATACAATAAAGTTAAGAAAAAGAAGCTTCATCATCAGATGGAAGCTTCTCAAAAATATTAAAGGTATAAAATCGTTAAATACAATCAAAAATTACCTTTCTCATAAATTCCTCATTCTTTTCCATCTCCTCTACCAATTTCAGCTGTGTATTGGTGCGTACCAAATTATGTTCGTCATATTTGGTTTTATAATAGTGGTCACCCTCGATATAATCAGTCAAGAAACGTACACCTTGCATATAAGGCAACAAAAATGCGCCATCCACTAAAGTTTCTTTTTCCAGTGTAGTCAAAAATTCGTTTGCTTCTTCCAAATACCCTTCCGCATAAGCCTTATACAACGAAAGGTTCAGCACGATTTTCGATATATCCTTCTCATCTTCAGCAACGGGGTTAATAATGGTGCGGATGGCATCCCCAAAATCATAGGCCACATACCCTGGCATTACTGTATCCAAATCAATTACACATTGCATTTTATCATGAACGTCAAGCAATACGTTGTTAAACTTTGTATCGTTATGTGTGATACGTAGCGGCAATGCACCTTTATTTCCCAAATCCAGAATCGTCTTCATGCGGTCTTCACGGCTAAAGATAAAATCCAGCTTATCTTGCACCAGACGAACACGTTGGCAGACATCTTTTGCGATAGCCTTTCTCAGGTTATCAAGTCGGAATTCTACATTATGAAAATTAGGAAGCACCTCCACAATACGGGAAGCATCCAGGTCAGAAAGCTGTTTCTGGAACAGTCCAAAAGCACGTCCGCCTTCCGCCGCCTGCACTTCTGTCTCTACAATATCATAACTCTTCGTATCCTCGATCAGGATAAACATACGCCAGTAATTCCCGGTACTATCCGTTGTATATAACTTGCCCTCCAGTGTAGGAATGATCGTCAGAACATGATCACTAACCTGCTTGCCGTCGGCAACTTTTACTTTTTTGCTGAGGTGTTTTGTTACGATTTCAATATTATGCATCAAGCCGTCCACATTTGGAAAAACGTGATGGTTAATGCGTTGCAATAAATGCGATATTCCACGATCTATAGAGGTAATTACACGATAAGTATCATTGATATGACCAGAACCAAAAGGCTGCACTGAAATGATATCTCCTTCTAATGTGAATTGTTTTGCTGCGTTCTCTACTACTAATTGGTTAAAATCAGACATTAAACTATGTTTTTTAAATCATCAATGTGCTTGCAATATCATAAATTGAATTAATAAATGATAATTTTTATTTCAATCAAACGATTGCATGAAATTTAATAAATTTAAACAATCGTTTGCACTTTCATTTATAGCAAATGAAATAATATATTTGTTGATAAGAGCCAGTCACATAGACGGTTCTTATTTTAAGATAAATAACTAATATACAAACTCCTCATATCTCAAAACAATGGATAGAAGAAATTTTATTAAATCAACTGCCATCACTACCGCTGGAATCGGCGTTCTTTCAAGCACAGACTTATTTGCTCAAACAAACGGGAAGATAAAAATCGGCTTTATCGGGGTTGGCCTTCGTGGACGTAATCACGTTCAGATTGCCTTACATAGAGACGATTTAGAAATTGTGGCAATATGTGATACACAAGAAGAATCTCTTGCACAATGCCGTAAACAGTTCAATGAGAAAGGCACCAAACTTCCGAAAGAGTATACTGGAGGCGTTGATGCTTATAAAAAAATGTTGAGCAGCGAAAAATTAGATGCCGTTATCATCGCAACACCTTGGCAATTTCACAAAGACCAAGCTATTGATGCCATGAAAGCGGGTTTATATGTAGGTTGTGAGGTTATCGCAGGCTTGACCGTACAAGATCACTGGGATGTCGTAAAAGCTTCTGAAGAGACAGGAAAACCTTACATGACATTGGAAAATGTTGCTTTCCGTCGCGATGTGCTTGCTGTACTAAATATGCACAGACAAGGTTTATTCGGCGAATTGTTACATCTTGAAGGTGGTTATCAACATGATTTACGCGAAGTTCTATTCAATGATGGAAAGAGTTATTACGGTCATGGTGTAGAGTACGGACCAAAAGCACTTTCTGAAGCACAATGGCGTACACAGTTCAACATTGACCAAGATGGTGACCTTTACCCAACACATGGTTTAGGTCCAATCATGCAATTTGTTGACATCAACAAAGGCAATAGATTTACACACATCACATCTTACTCAAGTAAGGCACGTGGTTTGGCGGCTTATGTGAATAAAGTATCACCAGGACACGCTAACAGCAAGCTGAACTATAAAAACGGCGACATTACACAAACGATGTTACAATGTGCAAATGGTGAAACAATGTTGTTAACACATGATACCCATTTACCAAGACCATATTCTATCGGTTTCCGCGTACAGGGTACAGACGGTATCTGGATGGACGTAGCTAAAGGTATCCATATCGAAGGTAAATCAAAACCACATACTTGGGATCCGGCAGACGAATGGGTTAAAAAATACGACCACCCTATCTGGAAGAAATACGAAGAATTAGCAACTGGCTCAGGTCACGGTGGTATGGACTGGTTTGTATTCAATGCTTTTATCCAAGCTGTAAAACAAAAAGTTCAAACGCCAATTGACGTTTATGATTCAGTAACGATGAGTGCAGTATTCCCACTTTCTACAGAATCTATCAAAAAAGGTAATAAAACTTTAGAGTTCCCAGATTTCACAAAAGGGAAGTGGAAGACAAAGAAAAACACCTTTATGCTTGACGATAGCGGTATGTAATATCAAAAAATAGTATAAACCAACGAAGCTGTATCCCGAAAAGATACAGCTTCTTTCGTTATGGTATTTAATATAATACCGATAGTTCTACTATTTAGGCTGCCTTTTTCTTAAATTAGCGTTCACAAACAATTTTTCCATAACATTATGCTCACCGAAGCAATTATAATCTTAGTACTAATCATCTTAAATGGAATCCTGTCTGCTTCCGAAATTTCAATTGTTTCCAGCAGAAAGGCGCGCTTACAGGCCGAGAGCGATAAGAATAATCCAGCTGCCAAGATTGCACTACATCTCAAGGAATCCCCCAATAGCTTCCTATCCACAGTACAAATTGGGATTACGCTAATTGGTATCTTAACAGGTTTCTTTTCGGGTGGTAGCATCTCTGCCTACCTGATCGAAGTTTTTAATAAATCAAGTATACTCGCCCCCTATAGCCACGAGTTAGCAGTTGTTTTGGTGGTGCTGATCATTACCTATTTTTCTTTGGTTCTTGGCGAACTGGTACCCAAGCGTATTGGCATGGCTATTCCTGAAAAATATGCTATGTTCATTGCTTACCCCATGAACTTGCTCAGCAAGATTGTCAGACCATTTGTCTGGTTATTGAGTGCCTCTACTGAGTTTATTGTCAAGATCCTCAATATCAAAAGTACGGGAAACAGTGTTACCGAAGAAGAGATCAAGGCATTGGTGGACGAGGGGGTTGATAGTGGTGTAATTGAAGGTATTGAACACGACATCGTGGATCGTCTTCTCAGCTTAGGCGACAAAAAAGCTATCAATCTGATGACTCACCGCAAGAATATTGTATTTCTGGATCTTGAAGATAGTTTTGAAGAAAACAGGCAGATTATCCTTGACAATGACCATTCCATTTATCCTGTTTGCGAAGGTGGACTGGACAATATCAAAGGTGTTGTTCATGTCAAATCTCTGCTTAGACAGTGTTTTCAAGACAAACCCTTTGATCTCAGGGAACTTCTGCTGCCGATCAAGTTCGTCAACGAATTCAGTCCTTCATATAGTATTATGAATGCGCTGAGGACATCGCAGGTGCACCAAGCCGTGGTTATTGACGAATATGGCTCTCCACAAGGTATTATTACACTACGCGATATCGTAGGCGACCTGGTTGGTAACATTACCGAAAGCGATATCAGTGTACGCCCCAAAATGCGTCAATTGGAAAGTGGCGACTATGTTGTTGATGGCCAATATCAGATCGAGGATCTCCTGGATGAATTTGAGGTAGGCCTTTCAGAAGAAGACGAGGACGACATCAACAATGTCACGACAGTCGGAGGCCTGGTATTTTTATTACTGGATCACGTCCCTGAGGAGGGCGAACGTGTACGCTTCAAAAATATGATATTTGAAGTATTGGACATGGATGGCAATCGTATAGATAAGCTGTTATTAAAAATCGAGGAATAAAACAAAGTTTATCACTTTCAATAACAATAAAGGGCCGATCATGTATGATCGGCCCTTTATTGTTATTCTAATTTTAAGACAGTTATCTTAGTTAATGCCGTGCATCATCTTCTTCAGAATAGGATTGAAAACGATCAATAATAATGCAGTTACAGCTGGAACGATAGCAAAGATCATGAAGAAATAAGACATCGAATGCTCCGCTGTAATTTTATCAATATAGGAACCTAAAAATCCACCAATAAAATTAGCGATGGCCGAAGCACAGAACCAACAGCCAAAAAGTAAGCCTAAAAACTTCTTTGGAGAGAGTTTACTAACATAAGAAAGTCCTACGGGTGACAGACAAAGTTCTCCCGCTGAGTGGAAGAAATAAGCGATAACAAGCCATATCATACTAACTGAAGCTGTTTTTGCCCCCTGCGGAATATCATTTGCACCGTAAGCCAAGGCCGCAAAACCAATACCGACCAAGATCAAACCCATAGCGAATTTTACAGGTCCCGAAGGATTCCATATTTTTTCCCAGAATTTACTGAAAGACGATGCTAGCGAAATAATAAAAAATGCATTTAATATCTGGAACCAAGAAGCGCCAACCTCCGAGCCTGTTATACCGATCTCACGAAATACTTTCCATAAGCCCAAACACCAGATAATACCAAAGGAAATCGCTGTAAACAAAATTGTCAATGGATATTGCTTATAGATCTTTCTTGCCAGAGCAGTCAATACAATAGTTACAATAACAATGGGAACAATCGTTAGGATAGTATCAATCCATTTAAAGGCCACTGCTGAGTCCCCCGAAAGTACGCGCTGTGTATAATCTTTGGCAAAAATAGACATTGAACCTCCGGCTTGCTCAAAAGATAAAAAGAATACCACACTGGCAAGCATGAATATTGTGACGACAATAAGACGGTCTCTAACGACATGACCAGGTATGACCTCATCAACCTCTTCTTTATTTTTGACTTTCTCATCGTGATAAGCCTGTAAAGCTTTGGGAGTATCGCCGATAATTCCGAATATTTTCTGACCAAAATAGAATTGTAACATTCCAAAAAACATGAAAACGCCTGCTAAACCAAATCCATAGTGCCAACCGATCTTCTCACCGATATAACCACACAAAAGCATTCCCAAAAATGAACCAGCATTGATACCCATATAGAAAATCGTGTAACCAGCATCTTTCTTCGCACTTTTATCTGGATATAGATTTCCAACCATTGAGGAGATATTCGGTTTGAACATCCCATTTCCCAAGATCATCAAGAGTAGACCTAAGAAAAAGAAGCCTGAATTGACGGCCTCAAAAGCCATGGATAGGTGACCCAGCGTCATAATCAATGCACCGATCAAGATAGCCTTCTTAAAACCGGTCAATTTATCCGCAATCATACCACCGATCAGCGGAGTCAAATAAACAAAACCTGTATATAAACCATATAACTTCATTGCGCGTTCATTGCTCCATTCCCATCCCCCATCAGCGATAGTACTGATTAAAAACAAGGTCAATAGCGCCCGCATTCCATAATAACTAAAACGCTCCCACATTTCCGTAAAGAACAGCACAAATAATCCGGCAGGATGCCCATTTACCATCTTGTCATCTATCCCCTGCTTGGCCAGATGTGCTACAAGAACTTGATCTTTTTCTTGATTCATATAATTTCAATAATTGTTTTATAACTCAGGTTTTGTTTTTAATTTGATAAAAATCGCATGAAGATACACTATTTTTCTATGAATTAATCAATCCCATGCATCATCTTTTTTATTTTTTTATTACCAAGCAGTAGAAATACTGCCGCTATCATAGGTATCACGGTAAACACAGCAAAGAAAAAAGACATGGAGTGTGATTC
The window above is part of the Sphingobacterium sp. ML3W genome. Proteins encoded here:
- a CDS encoding peptide MFS transporter; this encodes MNQEKDQVLVAHLAKQGIDDKMVNGHPAGLFVLFFTEMWERFSYYGMRALLTLFLISTIADGGWEWSNERAMKLYGLYTGFVYLTPLIGGMIADKLTGFKKAILIGALIMTLGHLSMAFEAVNSGFFFLGLLLMILGNGMFKPNISSMVGNLYPDKSAKKDAGYTIFYMGINAGSFLGMLLCGYIGEKIGWHYGFGLAGVFMFFGMLQFYFGQKIFGIIGDTPKALQAYHDEKVKNKEEVDEVIPGHVVRDRLIVVTIFMLASVVFFLSFEQAGGSMSIFAKDYTQRVLSGDSAVAFKWIDTILTIVPIVIVTIVLTALARKIYKQYPLTILFTAISFGIIWCLGLWKVFREIGITGSEVGASWFQILNAFFIISLASSFSKFWEKIWNPSGPVKFAMGLILVGIGFAALAYGANDIPQGAKTASVSMIWLVIAYFFHSAGELCLSPVGLSYVSKLSPKKFLGLLFGCWFCASAIANFIGGFLGSYIDKITAEHSMSYFFMIFAIVPAVTALLLIVFNPILKKMMHGIN
- a CDS encoding hemolysin family protein, which produces MLTEAIIILVLIILNGILSASEISIVSSRKARLQAESDKNNPAAKIALHLKESPNSFLSTVQIGITLIGILTGFFSGGSISAYLIEVFNKSSILAPYSHELAVVLVVLIITYFSLVLGELVPKRIGMAIPEKYAMFIAYPMNLLSKIVRPFVWLLSASTEFIVKILNIKSTGNSVTEEEIKALVDEGVDSGVIEGIEHDIVDRLLSLGDKKAINLMTHRKNIVFLDLEDSFEENRQIILDNDHSIYPVCEGGLDNIKGVVHVKSLLRQCFQDKPFDLRELLLPIKFVNEFSPSYSIMNALRTSQVHQAVVIDEYGSPQGIITLRDIVGDLVGNITESDISVRPKMRQLESGDYVVDGQYQIEDLLDEFEVGLSEEDEDDINNVTTVGGLVFLLLDHVPEEGERVRFKNMIFEVLDMDGNRIDKLLLKIEE
- a CDS encoding carbohydrate-binding family 9-like protein, with the protein product MKKLTILPIASDLTGSHNFNQLSDLVKDLEWNTLEYSNWSESYPYKPQVRFKIGYTQKALLLQFDVAEEQLRGNYAEVNQNVWEDSCVELFVSFDDRKHYYNHYYNIEFNLIGTGLIGYGTPDKSTRNRLSAAEIETVQAFSMIERHSGTDRRWSMIQVIPLAVFKFNDTSDLKGKKIHGNFYKCGDNLKSPHFLSWNKVDNPTPNFHLPQFFGELIFG
- a CDS encoding putative sugar nucleotidyl transferase, with protein sequence MKIFFVDCFDAIRPLDKLTFPLTSFDKKSLYPFTFIKSCLDLRVGILTLREKWYRLAQVFKLEFVEGDVLEDSIVCLSENIIPSEGLLRAITAMEAGEALQQNGTVFAWRYHQEGTFKLKDADDTISLLKGVEDLFLLTGAEIVNDFNLLAKKTAAVTVSPTNRLLGTDFYIAEQVTMECVTLNSTTGPIYIDEGVTIMEGAYLRGPLYLGKGAVVKMGATIYGNVSVGKQSVVGGEVGNSVIGDFSAKGHHGYLGCSVIGDWCNLGAGTSNSNLKNNLKTVTIYDYKLEDFRDTGLLKCGVFVGDYTRAGINSSFNTGTVIGIASMLADTSFYAKFVPSFAWVFNGDTQIYNFDKFMEYLEALYMSKNEELPERLIRELNQLNKNIIKS
- the tpiA gene encoding triose-phosphate isomerase codes for the protein MRKKIVAGNWKMNLDYQSGLSLFSEIINMAKDEVIGNQELVVCSPFIHLSSLGQLSKNVANVNIGAQNIHQAESGAYTGEISAGQVKSVGASHVILGHSERRAYFGETDALLAAKVDVALKHGLTPIFCIGETKEERESGDFFEIIKTQLTAGLFHLSNEAFAAVVLAYEPVWAIGTGLTASPEQAQEVHQFIRQVVAEKYGQEAADNTSILYGGSCNPGNAKDLFAQADIDGGLIGGASLKSRDFIDIAKVFNG
- a CDS encoding type B 50S ribosomal protein L31, producing the protein MKKDLHPSNYRLVVFKDMSNDYAFITKSCVDTKETIQWEDGNEYPVVKLEISHTSHPFYTGKMKLVDTAGRIDKFRSRYNKK
- a CDS encoding DUF2853 family protein — protein: MSKLDEKIAAYTAESKKLGLSLDDAFIAKVTKGMGPSIYNADSETIAASDPEELNRVKQNFLIKKLGLKDGPDLDKALEEVITAIGKSNKNKYRVLVYALLAKKFKKESVYQ
- a CDS encoding Gfo/Idh/MocA family oxidoreductase, giving the protein MDRRNFIKSTAITTAGIGVLSSTDLFAQTNGKIKIGFIGVGLRGRNHVQIALHRDDLEIVAICDTQEESLAQCRKQFNEKGTKLPKEYTGGVDAYKKMLSSEKLDAVIIATPWQFHKDQAIDAMKAGLYVGCEVIAGLTVQDHWDVVKASEETGKPYMTLENVAFRRDVLAVLNMHRQGLFGELLHLEGGYQHDLREVLFNDGKSYYGHGVEYGPKALSEAQWRTQFNIDQDGDLYPTHGLGPIMQFVDINKGNRFTHITSYSSKARGLAAYVNKVSPGHANSKLNYKNGDITQTMLQCANGETMLLTHDTHLPRPYSIGFRVQGTDGIWMDVAKGIHIEGKSKPHTWDPADEWVKKYDHPIWKKYEELATGSGHGGMDWFVFNAFIQAVKQKVQTPIDVYDSVTMSAVFPLSTESIKKGNKTLEFPDFTKGKWKTKKNTFMLDDSGM
- a CDS encoding aminoglycoside phosphotransferase family protein, yielding MSDFNQLVVENAAKQFTLEGDIISVQPFGSGHINDTYRVITSIDRGISHLLQRINHHVFPNVDGLMHNIEIVTKHLSKKVKVADGKQVSDHVLTIIPTLEGKLYTTDSTGNYWRMFILIEDTKSYDIVETEVQAAEGGRAFGLFQKQLSDLDASRIVEVLPNFHNVEFRLDNLRKAIAKDVCQRVRLVQDKLDFIFSREDRMKTILDLGNKGALPLRITHNDTKFNNVLLDVHDKMQCVIDLDTVMPGYVAYDFGDAIRTIINPVAEDEKDISKIVLNLSLYKAYAEGYLEEANEFLTTLEKETLVDGAFLLPYMQGVRFLTDYIEGDHYYKTKYDEHNLVRTNTQLKLVEEMEKNEEFMRKVIFDCI